Proteins encoded within one genomic window of Armatimonadota bacterium:
- a CDS encoding dihydrolipoamide acetyltransferase family protein, with product MAAITMPKMSDTMEEGKVIKWLKHEGDRISEGDVIAEIETDKANVEMEAFQSGILKKILVPEGETVPVGAAIAELEAVEAVPKFEVPQQPEVVSEQPPKTAEPTVEIAPQYIGEEPKPSAEVAEEKHILASPLARRMAAELGIDLSKVKGTGPNGRITEADVVAYASQAQAAAPSAAPPPSPPSVAAAPPITEVPSEEVELSKMRKTVAHRMSESKQTIPHFYVTTEIEMDWASRVRDELNSIEDAQKRISFTDMVIKACALALAQFPEVNSSYKEDKLIMHKEINIGMAVALENGLIAPVIHNADKKPLREIAVETKRLAEHARSNTLRASEYTGATFTVSNLGMFNVENFVAIIDPPQAASLAIGTIMERPVVIDGEITISKRMKATLSADHRVLDGAKAAMFLNEVRKRLESPIGLI from the coding sequence ATGGCTGCAATCACCATGCCAAAGATGAGCGACACAATGGAAGAAGGAAAAGTCATCAAATGGTTAAAGCATGAAGGTGACCGCATTAGTGAGGGTGATGTTATTGCCGAAATCGAAACTGACAAGGCAAACGTTGAAATGGAGGCATTTCAATCGGGAATTTTAAAAAAGATCCTTGTGCCTGAAGGAGAAACAGTCCCTGTGGGAGCAGCAATCGCCGAATTGGAAGCTGTTGAGGCAGTTCCCAAGTTTGAAGTTCCACAGCAGCCTGAGGTTGTTAGTGAACAACCGCCTAAAACAGCTGAACCCACAGTTGAAATTGCTCCACAATACATTGGAGAAGAGCCCAAGCCTTCAGCTGAGGTTGCCGAGGAAAAGCATATTCTCGCATCGCCTTTGGCACGGCGCATGGCAGCAGAGTTGGGTATTGATTTGTCGAAAGTCAAGGGGACTGGCCCAAATGGTCGGATAACCGAGGCTGATGTAGTAGCTTATGCAAGTCAGGCTCAGGCAGCTGCCCCTTCGGCTGCGCCTCCACCTTCGCCTCCATCAGTGGCAGCAGCTCCTCCTATTACTGAGGTACCTTCTGAAGAAGTTGAACTTAGTAAGATGCGAAAAACAGTTGCGCACCGTATGTCTGAAAGCAAGCAAACTATCCCTCATTTTTATGTCACCACAGAGATTGAGATGGATTGGGCGTCTCGTGTTCGTGATGAACTAAACTCAATAGAAGATGCCCAGAAAAGGATTTCATTTACAGATATGGTAATAAAAGCTTGTGCTCTGGCGCTAGCGCAATTTCCTGAAGTAAACTCTTCCTATAAAGAAGACAAACTTATAATGCACAAAGAAATTAATATTGGAATGGCAGTGGCGCTCGAGAACGGCCTAATAGCTCCTGTTATTCACAATGCAGACAAAAAACCTCTCAGGGAAATTGCGGTAGAAACGAAAAGGCTTGCAGAGCACGCACGCTCAAATACCTTACGTGCATCTGAATATACTGGGGCGACTTTTACTGTTTCTAATTTGGGAATGTTCAATGTAGAAAACTTTGTAGCGATTATAGACCCACCACAGGCAGCATCTCTAGCCATTGGCACAATTATGGAACGCCCAGTTGTCATTGATGGGGAAATTACTATTTCCAAACGAATGAAGGCTACCTTGTCTGCAGATCATCGCGTTCTAGATGGAGCTAAAGCTGCCATGTTTCTTAATGAGGTGCGGAAAAGGCTTGAATCCCCAATTGGACTTATATGA
- a CDS encoding pyruvate dehydrogenase complex E1 component subunit beta, producing the protein MAQTITYREALNQALREEMRRDSNILVLGEDVAAYGGAFKVTEGLLQEFGPERVIDTPISEEAIAGTGIGAAMVGLRPVVEMMTINFTTLAMDQIVNHAAKLRYMSGGQIKIPLVIRAAQAAGLQLGAQHSQNLESWYAHVPGLKVVAPSVPADAKGLLKSAIRDDNPVMFIEHEALYNTKGDVPDDEYLTPLAKAEVKRQGKDVTIISYLRTLILAMKAAEHLADIGIDAEVVDVRTLRPLDTETIVGSVKKTHRAVIVEEDWKSVGMGAEISARILEGAFDYLDAPVMRVALAEVPMPYSKPLEQLAVPLQDDIVMAVRQIMGKA; encoded by the coding sequence ATGGCCCAGACAATTACTTACCGAGAAGCATTAAACCAAGCTTTGAGAGAAGAAATGAGGCGTGATTCAAATATCCTTGTGCTTGGTGAGGATGTTGCGGCGTATGGCGGCGCATTCAAGGTTACAGAGGGTCTGCTGCAAGAATTCGGACCTGAGCGTGTTATCGATACCCCAATTTCTGAAGAAGCTATTGCTGGGACAGGTATTGGTGCGGCGATGGTGGGTCTTAGACCTGTTGTAGAAATGATGACAATTAACTTTACAACATTGGCGATGGATCAAATAGTAAATCATGCCGCTAAACTCCGCTATATGTCGGGCGGTCAGATTAAAATACCTTTGGTCATACGTGCTGCACAAGCGGCTGGGCTTCAACTTGGTGCCCAACACTCGCAAAATTTGGAATCTTGGTATGCTCATGTCCCGGGTCTTAAAGTGGTAGCCCCATCGGTGCCGGCTGACGCAAAAGGCCTTCTAAAAAGTGCCATCCGAGATGACAATCCCGTAATGTTCATCGAGCATGAAGCCCTATACAATACAAAAGGCGATGTGCCTGATGATGAGTACTTGACACCACTTGCTAAAGCGGAGGTAAAAAGGCAGGGCAAAGATGTGACTATTATTTCCTATCTAAGGACTTTAATTTTGGCTATGAAAGCAGCCGAGCATCTCGCAGATATAGGAATTGATGCAGAAGTTGTGGATGTTCGCACCCTCAGGCCTCTTGATACAGAAACCATTGTGGGTTCGGTAAAGAAGACTCATCGTGCCGTTATTGTCGAAGAAGATTGGAAGTCGGTTGGAATGGGCGCAGAGATTTCAGCTCGAATTCTTGAAGGAGCTTTTGACTACCTTGATGCGCCGGTAATGCGAGTGGCGCTTGCCGAGGTGCCGATGCCATATTCAAAGCCGCTCGAACAGCTTGCTGTGCCGTTGCAAGATGACATAGTAATGGCGGTAAGGCAAATCATGGGTAAGGCATAA
- the pdhA gene encoding pyruvate dehydrogenase (acetyl-transferring) E1 component subunit alpha encodes MAISEKRAILTKNELISMYKEMLLIRTFEEKAAEMYTRGKIGGFLHLYSGQEAVAVGFISALRPDDYVIGAYREHGQCIAKGTDPKYVMAELFGKVTGISKGKGGSMHLFDIEKGFLGGHGIVGGGMPLAVGVGLAIKYKKEDKVCICFFGDGAVNEGAFHEAMNMVALWKLPVIYVLENNLYGMGTPVYRASSIPDLIRRASCYDIEREQVDGMDVLAVRDTAERSIRLAREHSEPRFVEAITYRYRGHSVADPGQYRTKEEIEEWRKRDPIVRMERYLKENLFITDDDLIAIRDEVNAKVQEAVDFAESSPFPPPDALYEDVYA; translated from the coding sequence ATGGCTATCAGTGAGAAACGAGCAATACTGACAAAAAATGAGCTAATTTCAATGTATAAAGAGATGCTTTTGATTCGCACTTTTGAAGAAAAGGCTGCCGAGATGTATACGAGGGGCAAAATTGGTGGTTTTCTCCATCTTTACTCAGGCCAAGAAGCTGTGGCGGTTGGTTTTATTTCTGCTTTGCGCCCGGATGATTATGTAATTGGAGCATATCGAGAGCACGGCCAATGTATAGCAAAAGGCACTGATCCAAAATACGTAATGGCGGAGCTTTTCGGCAAAGTTACTGGTATTTCAAAGGGCAAGGGTGGTTCAATGCACCTTTTCGACATAGAGAAAGGCTTTCTGGGAGGACACGGAATAGTCGGTGGAGGTATGCCGCTCGCCGTTGGAGTTGGATTAGCAATTAAATATAAGAAAGAAGACAAAGTATGCATTTGCTTTTTCGGTGATGGCGCGGTAAACGAAGGAGCTTTTCATGAAGCTATGAATATGGTTGCCCTTTGGAAGCTTCCGGTCATCTATGTTTTGGAGAACAACCTATATGGGATGGGCACGCCAGTATATAGAGCCTCCTCGATTCCTGACCTAATTCGACGTGCGTCTTGCTACGATATTGAACGTGAACAGGTGGATGGTATGGATGTTCTAGCAGTTAGAGACACAGCTGAAAGGTCGATAAGACTAGCGCGAGAACATAGCGAGCCACGTTTCGTCGAGGCGATTACATACAGGTATAGGGGACATTCGGTTGCTGACCCAGGCCAGTATCGAACAAAAGAAGAGATTGAGGAGTGGCGAAAACGTGACCCCATTGTACGGATGGAAAGATATCTAAAAGAAAACTTATTCATAACTGACGACGATTTAATTGCAATACGCGATGAGGTGAATGCTAAGGTTCAAGAGGCAGTGGATTTTGCTGAGTCTAGCCCATTTCCGCCGCCAGATGCCTTATATGAGGATGTGTATGCCTGA
- a CDS encoding class II fructose-bisphosphate aldolase encodes MTLVTSKEIVTKALAGHYAVGAFNAVNMETAQAIIGAGVAENSPLIMQVTQTTLNYTDPEELAALMKVLVDRVNIPVALHLDHGRTFEVVMKFLRLGFTSVMIDGSLQPDGKTPRTYEENVEVTRKVVEAAHAIGVTVEGELGTLGQIGEEITDASGALTDPNQAARFVEDTGVDMLAVSIGTTHGLYRGTPFIDVERVKAISDKVGIPLVMHGGSFTPDEDVRAAIRFGIAKVNIDTNIRVAFFEAVRDCIVKIEAEHEEADRAGVPRKYDIRKILQPARTAMQAVIEDRIRVFGSSGKAE; translated from the coding sequence TTCAATGCCGTAAACATGGAGACTGCACAGGCGATAATTGGTGCAGGTGTTGCGGAAAACAGTCCTCTTATAATGCAGGTTACCCAGACTACTTTGAATTATACAGACCCAGAGGAATTGGCGGCGTTAATGAAAGTCCTGGTGGATCGCGTAAATATCCCTGTTGCCCTTCACCTTGATCATGGACGAACGTTTGAGGTTGTAATGAAGTTTCTTAGGCTTGGATTTACTTCAGTGATGATTGACGGTTCGCTGCAGCCTGATGGAAAAACGCCGAGGACATATGAAGAGAATGTAGAAGTAACACGCAAGGTTGTCGAGGCGGCTCATGCAATTGGGGTGACGGTTGAGGGCGAGCTTGGTACCCTTGGGCAGATTGGTGAGGAAATCACCGATGCATCTGGGGCATTAACCGACCCAAATCAAGCAGCACGCTTCGTGGAAGATACCGGTGTTGACATGTTAGCTGTGTCCATTGGCACGACTCATGGTCTCTATCGAGGGACACCGTTTATTGATGTTGAGAGAGTAAAAGCAATTTCAGACAAAGTTGGTATTCCCCTTGTTATGCACGGCGGTTCATTTACTCCTGATGAAGATGTTCGTGCGGCGATTCGGTTTGGGATTGCTAAGGTAAATATTGATACAAATATCCGCGTAGCATTTTTCGAAGCTGTTCGAGACTGCATTGTCAAAATTGAGGCTGAGCATGAAGAAGCTGATAGAGCAGGCGTACCACGTAAATATGATATTCGCAAAATACTCCAACCTGCAAGAACGGCGATGCAGGCAGTAATCGAGGATAGAATACGTGTTTTTGGAAGCTCAGGAAAGGCAGAATAA